From one Luteipulveratus mongoliensis genomic stretch:
- a CDS encoding response regulator encodes MTQDIRVVVIDDYGIYRRGIGTVLELEPDITVVGEAESAEDALPLVRDLKPDVILLDIYLPGESGIAVCQRLKTLSPSSQILMLTASDVDADLVAAIKAGATGYLLKDVGPDELADGIRAVRSGQALLSPSLASVLLGEFAQLVRNEPAPSAAVPTPMPSLTEREREVLALVARGWSNRTVADELYISENTVKNHMRSILDKLQLGSRMEAAMYAVRNKLVDDPADGADAG; translated from the coding sequence GTGACCCAAGACATCCGCGTCGTGGTGATCGACGACTACGGCATCTACCGGCGCGGCATCGGCACCGTCCTGGAACTCGAGCCGGACATCACCGTGGTCGGTGAGGCGGAGAGCGCCGAGGATGCGCTGCCCCTCGTCCGTGACCTCAAGCCGGACGTGATCCTGCTGGATATCTATCTGCCCGGCGAGAGCGGTATCGCGGTCTGCCAACGACTCAAGACCCTCTCGCCCAGCTCTCAGATCCTGATGCTGACGGCCTCGGACGTCGACGCCGACCTGGTGGCAGCCATCAAGGCCGGCGCCACCGGTTACCTGCTCAAGGACGTCGGCCCCGACGAGCTGGCCGACGGCATCCGGGCCGTACGCAGTGGGCAGGCCTTGCTGTCGCCGTCTTTGGCGTCCGTCCTGCTCGGTGAGTTCGCCCAGCTCGTCCGCAACGAGCCTGCACCGTCAGCGGCCGTTCCCACGCCCATGCCGTCGCTGACCGAGCGCGAGCGCGAGGTTCTCGCCCTGGTCGCTCGCGGGTGGAGCAACCGCACGGTTGCCGACGAGCTCTACATCTCCGAGAACACCGTCAAGAACCACATGCGCAGCATTCTCGACAAGCTCCAACTGGGGTCACGGATGGAGGCCGCGATGTACGCCGTCCGCAACAAGCTCGTCGATGACCCGGCGGACGGAGCCGACGCCGGATGA
- a CDS encoding GNAT family N-acetyltransferase → MAPATFPGVVPVLADDVVQLRAHHVDDVSRIVEQINDARFQRWTSVPLPYDDSHALAFLEIIRGAWEDGDARFWAVEVGGRYAGTINYRLKGGGTAEVGYGLHVDSRGAGVMSHALRLVLGWAFEHDGVETMGWRAAVGNLASRRVAWANGFAVEGLWRGMHAIPSGHVDDMWLGQLHKGEPRTPRHPWWEPEVLESEHIRIRPWRAEDVPPSHPDKASELYNGGKQPTPDGFEEWRQIRLNRMADGQGVYWCIADAQTDESLGGIQLAQLHIPFTRGTGVVGYWLHPHGRGRGAIQDALDLVIEHAFAPRTDDAGHSGLGLHRLWAGTDEGNRASQRALRRAGFRQVCTERAAIAHDDRPPTGAISFELLDTDDRVAQTIEPGVIPVLDTERLRLRPWTPQDRPRGDQDLDRDSLRFMPAGAQPSASTYDPWLERRGRLQDLGDLSWCIADRKTGEPLGCILLFGLSAGTPGDGELGYWLYADARGNGYLQEAIPPVLEHAFTPVELDGLGLHRVHADTDLENVASQKLLEGNGFHRWGEDHQSYARADGSLSDGAYFELLVDDWRAEHDDADPPERAGITVPVLDGEGLGLRPWRDGDSERIVAACTDPVTRHWLADLPDPYTLASARAYIKNINEGARSGRTLCWCIADPDTDEALGSLALMGMSGLDPTVAEIGYWVSPDARGKGVATEATRLAIMHALTPVDAGGLGLRRLSLNVAAGNEVSARVPRRFGFTQVGTDRLAEPLGDGSYVDLRRFDLLATEWADQS, encoded by the coding sequence ATGGCCCCCGCGACCTTCCCCGGCGTCGTACCCGTCCTCGCCGATGACGTGGTCCAGCTGCGCGCCCATCACGTGGACGACGTCAGCAGGATCGTGGAGCAGATCAACGACGCCCGTTTCCAGCGTTGGACGAGCGTGCCGCTGCCGTACGACGACTCGCATGCCCTCGCCTTCCTCGAGATCATTCGTGGCGCCTGGGAGGACGGCGACGCCCGCTTCTGGGCGGTCGAGGTCGGCGGTCGGTACGCCGGGACCATCAACTACCGACTCAAGGGCGGCGGTACGGCTGAGGTCGGCTACGGCCTCCACGTGGACTCCCGCGGAGCTGGGGTCATGTCGCACGCGCTGCGCCTCGTGCTCGGCTGGGCCTTCGAGCACGACGGCGTCGAGACGATGGGCTGGCGGGCTGCGGTCGGCAACCTGGCGTCACGACGCGTCGCGTGGGCCAACGGCTTCGCGGTCGAGGGGCTCTGGCGTGGCATGCACGCGATCCCGTCCGGCCATGTGGACGACATGTGGCTCGGCCAGCTCCACAAGGGCGAGCCGCGCACGCCTCGCCACCCATGGTGGGAGCCCGAGGTCCTTGAGTCCGAACACATTCGGATCCGCCCATGGCGAGCGGAAGACGTACCTCCAAGTCACCCGGACAAGGCGTCCGAGCTCTACAACGGCGGCAAGCAGCCCACTCCGGACGGTTTCGAGGAGTGGCGGCAGATCCGCCTCAACCGGATGGCGGACGGCCAAGGCGTCTACTGGTGCATCGCCGACGCACAGACCGACGAATCGCTCGGAGGCATCCAGCTCGCACAGCTGCACATCCCGTTCACCAGGGGCACGGGGGTCGTCGGCTACTGGCTGCACCCCCACGGCCGCGGTCGCGGCGCGATCCAGGATGCGCTCGACCTGGTCATCGAGCACGCCTTCGCACCGCGCACTGATGACGCCGGGCACAGCGGCCTGGGGCTGCACCGGCTGTGGGCAGGCACGGACGAGGGCAACCGCGCCTCCCAACGAGCCCTCCGCCGTGCCGGCTTCCGCCAGGTCTGCACCGAGCGAGCCGCGATCGCGCACGACGACCGCCCGCCGACCGGGGCCATCTCGTTCGAGCTGCTCGACACCGACGACCGGGTCGCTCAGACCATCGAACCCGGCGTCATCCCGGTGCTGGACACCGAGCGGCTCCGCCTCCGCCCATGGACGCCGCAGGACCGGCCCCGCGGCGACCAGGACCTGGACCGCGACTCGCTGCGGTTCATGCCGGCCGGCGCTCAGCCGAGCGCATCGACGTACGACCCCTGGCTCGAGCGCCGTGGCCGGCTGCAGGATCTCGGCGACCTGAGCTGGTGCATCGCCGACCGGAAGACTGGCGAGCCACTGGGTTGCATCCTGCTGTTCGGGCTCAGCGCCGGCACGCCCGGCGACGGCGAGCTGGGCTACTGGCTGTACGCCGACGCGCGCGGCAACGGCTATCTCCAGGAGGCCATCCCGCCCGTTCTCGAGCATGCCTTCACGCCGGTCGAGCTGGACGGCCTCGGTCTACATCGCGTGCACGCCGACACCGATCTGGAAAACGTCGCCTCGCAGAAGTTGTTGGAGGGCAACGGTTTTCACCGTTGGGGCGAGGACCATCAGTCCTACGCCCGTGCCGACGGGTCGCTGTCCGACGGGGCGTACTTCGAGCTGCTCGTGGACGACTGGCGCGCAGAGCACGACGACGCCGATCCGCCTGAGCGCGCCGGCATCACGGTTCCTGTTCTCGACGGCGAAGGTCTAGGACTGCGCCCGTGGCGCGACGGCGACAGCGAGCGGATCGTGGCTGCCTGCACCGATCCGGTGACCCGGCACTGGCTGGCGGACCTGCCAGATCCGTACACCCTGGCGTCGGCACGGGCGTACATCAAGAACATCAACGAGGGCGCGCGGTCAGGTCGGACCCTGTGCTGGTGCATCGCCGACCCGGACACTGATGAGGCCCTCGGCTCCCTGGCGCTGATGGGCATGAGCGGCCTCGACCCCACGGTGGCCGAGATCGGCTACTGGGTCTCGCCGGACGCCCGTGGCAAGGGAGTGGCGACCGAGGCGACCCGTCTCGCGATCATGCACGCGCTGACCCCTGTCGACGCCGGTGGTCTTGGCCTACGACGACTCAGCCTCAACGTCGCCGCGGGCAACGAGGTCTCGGCGCGGGTGCCGCGGCGGTTCGGCTTCACCCAGGTCGGGACAGACCGGCTGGCCGAGCCTCTCGGCGACGGCTCCTACGTCGACCTGCGCCGGTTCGACCTTCTCGCGACCGAGTGGGCGGATCAATCCTGA
- a CDS encoding SigE family RNA polymerase sigma factor: protein MRPADEDSFVAFVEASSPRLLRLAWLTCGDPHLAQELLQETYERVYVKWGKASVANPTAYTRRVLMNLTTDRWRRRRKETLSIDGTLPEVAGADEHGRAEDRDLLMRLLRALPPRERQIVVLRHYDDLSEREVADALGISLGTVKSSTSRGLATMRAALTQMQEA, encoded by the coding sequence ATGCGACCTGCTGATGAGGACTCGTTCGTCGCGTTCGTGGAGGCGTCGTCGCCGCGGCTGCTGCGCTTGGCCTGGCTGACCTGTGGGGACCCGCACCTGGCTCAGGAGCTGCTCCAGGAGACGTACGAACGCGTTTACGTGAAGTGGGGCAAGGCCAGTGTCGCCAACCCGACGGCGTACACCCGGCGCGTCCTGATGAACCTCACCACCGACCGATGGCGTCGACGCCGCAAGGAGACGCTGTCGATCGACGGCACCCTCCCCGAGGTCGCCGGTGCCGATGAGCACGGTCGAGCCGAGGACCGCGACCTGCTCATGCGGCTGCTGCGCGCCCTCCCACCGCGTGAGCGACAGATCGTTGTCCTGCGCCACTACGACGACCTCTCCGAGCGTGAGGTCGCCGACGCCCTGGGTATCAGCCTGGGCACCGTGAAGAGCTCGACCTCGCGCGGCCTTGCCACGATGCGCGCCGCGCTGACCCAGATGCAGGAGGCCTGA
- the secA gene encoding preprotein translocase subunit SecA, with the protein MPKIVEKVLRAGEGRLLKKLEGIAAQVNILEEDFQKLTDAELKAETASFRKRLKEGETLDDLLPEAFAAVREASVRTIGKRHFDVQLQGGAALHLGNVAEMKTGEGKTLVATLPSYLNALSGKGVHVVTTNDYLAEYQSELMGRVHRALGLETGVILSAMTPEQRRVEYRKDITYGTNNEFGFDYLRDNMAWSKDELVQRGHNFAIVDEVDSILIDEARTPLIISGPADEATKWYVEFAKIVDHLTRAKKDKDNKVIAGTGDYEVDEKKKTVGLLESGIEKVEDLLGIDNLYEAHNTPLIGYLNNAIKAKELFKRDKDYVAMNDEILIVDEHTGRMLSGRRYNEGMHQAIEAKEGVEIQNENQTLATVTLQNYFRMYDKLSGMTGTAQTEAAELYQIYKLGVVSIPTNKPMIRKDQADLVYRTEEAKFHAVVEDIVARHKEGQPILVGTTSVEKSERLSEQLKRKGIPHEVLNAKQHEREAAIVAQAGRKGAVTVSTNMAGRGTDIMLGGNPEFMAVAALKNKGLDPVETPEEYEAQWDEAMAKAEKSVAKAHDEIQEVGGLYVLGTERHESRRIDNQLRGRAGRQGDPGESRFYLSLQDDLMRLFNAAMVDRFMQTAKIEDEVPIESKMVSRSIQSAQSQVESQNFEIRKNVLKYDDVLNRQREVIYDERRRVLEGEDLEPQMRHFVNDTVDAYVDGAAEVGFADDWDLDKLWEALAELYPVSISVDELEQEVGGRAGLTADILTEELRSDAQHAYDARETDLGDRVSREVERRVVLSVLDRKWREHLYEMDYLKEGIHLRQMAQRDPLVEYQREGFQMFDAMNDAIKEESIQYFFNVEVDPAEVESSLPASKPKMHLTAPGEDGLAHEHDIDEHGRVLEEDASLPRRERRARAKADKSSATAPATRSASKNKQKAKAKRR; encoded by the coding sequence GTGCCCAAGATCGTCGAGAAGGTACTGCGTGCTGGCGAGGGCCGGCTGCTCAAGAAGCTGGAGGGCATCGCCGCTCAGGTCAACATCCTCGAGGAGGACTTCCAAAAGCTCACTGATGCCGAGCTGAAGGCTGAGACCGCTTCGTTCAGGAAGCGGCTCAAGGAGGGCGAGACGCTGGACGACCTCCTGCCGGAGGCGTTCGCCGCCGTCCGTGAGGCCAGCGTCCGCACCATCGGCAAGCGTCACTTCGACGTCCAGCTCCAGGGTGGCGCGGCGCTCCACCTCGGCAACGTGGCGGAGATGAAGACCGGTGAGGGCAAGACGCTCGTCGCGACCCTGCCGTCCTACCTCAACGCGTTGTCCGGCAAGGGCGTCCACGTCGTGACGACCAACGACTACCTCGCCGAGTACCAGTCGGAGCTGATGGGTCGCGTGCACCGCGCCCTCGGCCTGGAGACCGGCGTGATCCTGTCGGCCATGACCCCGGAGCAGCGTCGGGTCGAGTACCGCAAGGACATCACCTACGGCACCAACAACGAGTTCGGCTTCGACTACCTGCGCGACAACATGGCGTGGTCCAAGGACGAGCTGGTCCAGCGCGGTCACAACTTCGCGATCGTCGACGAGGTCGACTCGATCCTGATCGACGAGGCCCGTACGCCCCTGATCATCAGCGGTCCCGCGGACGAGGCGACCAAGTGGTACGTCGAGTTCGCCAAGATCGTCGATCACCTGACCCGGGCGAAGAAGGACAAGGACAACAAGGTCATCGCCGGCACGGGTGACTACGAGGTCGACGAGAAGAAGAAGACGGTCGGTCTGCTCGAGTCGGGCATCGAGAAGGTCGAGGACCTGCTCGGCATCGACAACCTCTACGAGGCGCACAACACGCCGCTGATCGGCTACCTCAACAACGCGATCAAGGCCAAAGAGCTGTTCAAGCGCGACAAGGACTACGTCGCGATGAACGACGAGATCCTCATCGTCGACGAGCACACCGGCCGCATGCTGTCGGGCCGTCGCTACAACGAGGGCATGCACCAGGCCATCGAGGCGAAGGAGGGTGTCGAGATCCAGAACGAGAACCAGACGCTCGCCACCGTCACACTGCAGAACTACTTCCGCATGTACGACAAGCTCTCCGGCATGACCGGTACGGCCCAGACCGAGGCCGCCGAGCTCTACCAGATCTACAAGCTGGGCGTCGTCAGCATCCCCACCAACAAGCCGATGATCCGCAAGGACCAGGCCGACCTCGTCTACCGGACCGAGGAAGCCAAGTTCCACGCCGTGGTCGAGGACATCGTCGCCCGCCACAAGGAGGGCCAGCCGATCCTGGTCGGCACGACGAGCGTCGAGAAGAGCGAGCGCCTGTCCGAGCAGCTCAAGCGCAAGGGCATCCCGCACGAGGTCCTCAACGCCAAGCAGCACGAGCGTGAGGCCGCGATCGTGGCCCAGGCCGGCCGCAAGGGCGCCGTCACTGTCTCGACCAACATGGCTGGTCGAGGCACCGACATCATGCTCGGTGGCAACCCCGAGTTCATGGCGGTCGCAGCACTGAAGAACAAGGGCCTGGACCCGGTGGAGACGCCGGAGGAGTACGAAGCGCAGTGGGACGAGGCGATGGCCAAGGCTGAGAAGTCCGTGGCCAAGGCGCACGACGAGATCCAGGAGGTCGGCGGCCTCTACGTCCTGGGCACCGAGCGGCACGAGTCGCGCCGTATCGACAACCAGCTGCGCGGTCGTGCCGGCCGTCAGGGTGACCCGGGCGAGAGCCGCTTCTACCTGTCGCTGCAGGACGACCTCATGCGGCTGTTCAACGCGGCCATGGTCGACCGGTTCATGCAGACCGCCAAGATCGAGGACGAGGTCCCGATCGAGTCCAAGATGGTCAGCCGCTCCATCCAGAGCGCGCAGAGCCAGGTCGAGTCGCAGAACTTCGAGATCCGCAAGAACGTCCTGAAGTATGACGACGTCCTCAACCGCCAGCGCGAGGTCATCTACGACGAGCGTCGCCGGGTGCTGGAGGGCGAGGACCTCGAGCCCCAGATGCGGCACTTCGTCAACGACACGGTCGACGCCTACGTCGACGGTGCGGCTGAGGTGGGCTTTGCTGACGACTGGGACCTCGACAAGCTGTGGGAGGCCCTGGCCGAGCTGTACCCGGTCTCGATCTCGGTCGACGAGCTTGAGCAGGAAGTCGGCGGTCGCGCCGGTCTGACGGCCGACATCCTCACCGAGGAGTTGCGCTCGGACGCCCAGCACGCCTACGACGCCCGTGAGACCGATCTCGGCGACCGGGTGTCCCGCGAGGTGGAGCGCCGCGTCGTGCTGTCGGTCCTGGACCGCAAGTGGCGTGAGCACCTCTACGAGATGGACTACCTCAAGGAGGGCATCCACCTGCGCCAGATGGCCCAGCGTGACCCCTTGGTGGAGTATCAGCGCGAGGGCTTCCAGATGTTCGACGCGATGAACGACGCGATCAAGGAGGAGTCGATCCAGTACTTCTTCAACGTCGAGGTCGACCCGGCCGAGGTCGAGTCGTCGCTTCCCGCGAGCAAGCCCAAGATGCACCTCACCGCTCCTGGCGAGGACGGTCTGGCCCACGAGCACGACATCGACGAGCACGGTCGCGTGCTCGAGGAGGACGCGAGTCTGCCTCGGCGCGAGCGTCGCGCCCGCGCCAAGGCGGACAAGTCCTCGGCGACGGCGCCGGCCACCCGCTCGGCGAGCAAGAACAAGCAGAAGGCCAAGGCCAAGCGCCGCTGA
- a CDS encoding Rv3235 family protein, which translates to MSAAALRTCPRPVTLRPAPTLEPPALDEETVRDLYADARRGVRRPEAIPAYVQGSLAVDFRGRGEDPEFGPQATSRTDLPDPLAWAHQVLLAALECSVGVRTPQQLTRWMTIDVHERVARRHKVAQRRGRRPVDRPQVRRVRVTEPSDGVVEASALVLLDGRLRAVALRLNGVDGRWLMTELVIG; encoded by the coding sequence ATGAGTGCTGCCGCCCTGCGCACCTGCCCGCGACCCGTCACCCTCCGCCCGGCGCCTACGCTCGAGCCACCGGCCCTGGACGAGGAGACGGTGCGAGACCTGTACGCCGACGCGCGCCGCGGCGTACGACGTCCCGAGGCGATCCCGGCGTACGTCCAGGGCAGCCTCGCGGTCGACTTCCGTGGCCGCGGTGAGGATCCCGAGTTCGGACCGCAGGCCACCTCCCGTACCGATTTGCCCGACCCGCTCGCCTGGGCCCATCAGGTGCTGCTGGCGGCGCTGGAGTGCAGCGTCGGCGTACGGACTCCGCAGCAGCTCACGCGCTGGATGACGATTGATGTACATGAGCGAGTTGCGAGGCGGCACAAGGTTGCTCAGCGGCGAGGGCGCCGGCCGGTCGACCGCCCTCAGGTACGTCGGGTGCGCGTGACCGAACCCTCTGACGGAGTGGTCGAGGCGTCCGCGCTGGTGCTGCTGGACGGCCGGCTGCGGGCGGTCGCGCTGCGACTCAACGGCGTGGACGGTCGCTGGCTGATGACCGAGCTGGTCATCGGCTGA
- a CDS encoding LysM peptidoglycan-binding domain-containing protein encodes MSTSPGHLTGDPSTSHRWRAGLLGLLGAGGLLVLALAAARALQALLRGLATRPTVQTSDAVTVLALLVLVLALLWCVVLLSACAHDLLRPRRPAYSDPLAWRLAPDLALRVSGLLLAVTALGSGAAHAQPAPDAPAASVVVASAPVPSFGLGEPPAPAPVPSFGKTDMTQPPGCAPQAPVPGWTPDRPTPVRARGAEHVHLLAGCPSDSDSDTVVVHRGDDLWSLVERHLGSDADPARIAQDWPRWYDANRAEIGDDPNLLQIGLTLRIPEGAVR; translated from the coding sequence ATGAGCACTTCACCTGGCCATCTCACGGGTGACCCTTCGACATCGCACCGGTGGCGAGCGGGCCTTCTCGGTCTGCTCGGCGCCGGCGGCCTGCTCGTGCTCGCCCTTGCGGCAGCTCGCGCGCTGCAGGCCCTTCTGCGCGGCCTGGCGACCCGCCCCACGGTGCAGACCAGCGATGCGGTCACCGTGCTCGCGCTCCTCGTCCTGGTGCTCGCGCTGCTGTGGTGTGTCGTGCTGCTCTCCGCCTGCGCCCACGACCTGCTCCGCCCCAGGCGACCGGCGTACTCCGATCCGCTCGCCTGGCGACTGGCTCCCGATCTCGCGCTGCGGGTGTCCGGTCTGCTGCTGGCGGTCACCGCGTTGGGATCCGGAGCGGCGCACGCTCAGCCCGCGCCGGACGCGCCCGCCGCCTCCGTTGTCGTCGCCTCAGCACCGGTCCCGTCCTTCGGCCTCGGCGAGCCGCCTGCGCCCGCGCCCGTCCCGTCCTTCGGCAAGACCGACATGACGCAGCCACCCGGATGCGCTCCCCAAGCGCCCGTCCCCGGCTGGACGCCGGATCGGCCGACGCCGGTCCGCGCCCGTGGCGCCGAGCACGTACATCTGCTCGCTGGTTGTCCCTCGGACAGTGACTCCGACACCGTGGTCGTCCATCGTGGCGACGACCTCTGGTCGCTGGTCGAGCGCCATCTCGGCAGCGACGCGGACCCGGCTCGCATCGCGCAGGATTGGCCGCGGTGGTACGACGCCAACCGCGCCGAGATCGGCGACGACCCCAACCTCCTGCAGATCGGCCTGACCCTGCGGATCCCCGAAGGAGCCGTCCGATGA
- a CDS encoding helix-turn-helix domain-containing protein, translated as MPRFVQIADVAETLNISARQAYSLVKSGELPAIKVGNSWRVESAELESYIERAYAQTRRQVENNELVDDDVEA; from the coding sequence GTGCCTCGCTTTGTGCAGATCGCCGACGTCGCCGAGACGTTGAACATCTCTGCCCGGCAGGCCTACAGCCTCGTCAAGAGCGGCGAGCTGCCGGCGATCAAGGTCGGCAACAGCTGGCGGGTCGAGAGCGCCGAGCTCGAGAGCTACATCGAACGGGCCTATGCCCAGACCCGTCGCCAGGTCGAGAACAACGAGCTGGTCGACGACGACGTCGAGGCCTGA
- a CDS encoding SAF domain-containing protein — MGETRSGRGETALPRPAAQRLQKPSWRDSRLVIGVLLIVLATVGGATVIQRFDNSVEVLQASRSLVPGQPITKDDVRTVRVRIDRAGSTYVSATRALPTGRLVREVRPGELLPRSAIGSPAQVEVKAVSVRIDPSLAAALVPGSIVDVWVSAKRDVAGAATYAKPTRMIERAVVSRVPADDGRFGIGSGQDAAVHVLVPKDRVAAVIGAVNTEAKVTLVPTADSPLRKSS, encoded by the coding sequence GTGGGGGAGACACGTTCGGGCAGGGGAGAGACGGCGCTGCCGCGACCCGCTGCTCAACGACTGCAGAAGCCGTCATGGCGGGACAGTCGGCTAGTGATCGGCGTCCTGCTCATCGTGCTGGCCACGGTCGGCGGGGCGACGGTGATCCAACGCTTCGACAACTCGGTCGAGGTGCTGCAGGCCTCCCGGTCCTTGGTGCCAGGCCAGCCGATCACCAAGGACGACGTACGCACGGTGCGGGTTCGCATCGATCGGGCCGGGAGCACCTACGTCTCGGCCACTCGTGCCCTGCCGACCGGCCGCCTGGTCCGTGAGGTCCGTCCGGGCGAGCTCCTGCCGCGGTCGGCGATCGGATCGCCCGCGCAGGTCGAGGTGAAGGCTGTGTCGGTGCGCATCGACCCGTCGTTGGCCGCTGCCCTCGTACCCGGCTCGATCGTCGACGTGTGGGTCAGCGCCAAGCGGGATGTGGCCGGCGCGGCCACCTATGCCAAGCCGACCCGGATGATCGAGCGTGCGGTGGTCTCGCGCGTCCCGGCGGACGACGGACGCTTCGGCATCGGGTCCGGACAGGACGCGGCCGTGCACGTGCTCGTGCCCAAGGACCGAGTGGCCGCCGTCATCGGAGCGGTCAACACCGAGGCCAAGGTCACCCTCGTCCCGACCGCCGACTCCCCGCTGCGGAAGTCGTCGTGA
- a CDS encoding AAA family ATPase, producing MTVTVLTGVSAALEAEVATRLELAPDLRLVRRCPDVEDLLAAGAAQVAQTAVVGADLPGLDRTVVADLRAAGCWVAGVHRAGDEAEQRHLRQLGVERLVALDGLPGDWADALTPTSEVSEQDAGLAQAHETDLDDAISRELLGGPIGPILRASGGPPTGAAATTPGAASVMGPPAPLPAAHWAGDVGPPEAPRNERALIVVWGPAGAPGRTTVAVNLAAEIARLGRSVVLVDADTYGASVAQHLALLDEAPGVAAATRLADAGALDLPRLAGIAPEAAPGLRVLTGLPRPDRWTELREDAFAEVLRQCRRLAEVTVVDVGFCLEEDEELSYDTRAPRRNATTTAALREATEVLAVGAADPVGLQRLVRGLDDLKSFTSTPRVVVTKVRASAVGGSPDRRIAEALDRFAGVRDVVTVPDDRPALDSAMLAGRTLAEAAPSSPARRALAELAGVLLGVDVVLRRRVPLRSRRAARATSG from the coding sequence GTGACGGTCACCGTCCTCACCGGCGTGTCCGCCGCGCTCGAGGCCGAGGTCGCCACACGGCTCGAGCTGGCTCCTGACCTGCGTCTCGTACGCCGGTGCCCGGACGTGGAGGACCTCCTCGCCGCAGGTGCCGCCCAGGTCGCGCAGACGGCCGTGGTCGGAGCCGACCTGCCGGGCCTGGACCGCACCGTGGTCGCTGACCTTCGGGCGGCGGGCTGCTGGGTGGCAGGCGTGCATCGAGCGGGCGACGAGGCCGAGCAGCGCCATCTGCGCCAGCTCGGCGTCGAACGCCTGGTGGCGTTGGACGGTCTCCCTGGCGACTGGGCAGACGCCCTCACCCCGACATCCGAGGTGTCCGAGCAGGACGCGGGTCTGGCACAAGCGCACGAGACCGATCTGGATGACGCGATCAGCCGCGAGCTGCTCGGTGGGCCGATCGGCCCGATCCTGCGCGCGAGCGGAGGCCCGCCCACGGGCGCCGCAGCCACGACACCCGGCGCCGCGTCGGTCATGGGGCCGCCGGCGCCGTTGCCCGCCGCGCACTGGGCGGGCGACGTCGGCCCGCCCGAGGCGCCTCGGAACGAGCGCGCGCTGATCGTCGTCTGGGGGCCGGCAGGCGCCCCGGGCCGGACGACCGTTGCGGTCAACCTGGCGGCAGAGATCGCCAGGCTTGGGCGCAGCGTCGTGCTGGTCGACGCCGACACCTACGGAGCGTCCGTGGCTCAGCACCTTGCGCTGCTCGACGAGGCGCCCGGGGTGGCCGCAGCCACGAGGCTCGCCGACGCGGGGGCCCTGGATCTGCCGCGGCTGGCCGGGATCGCACCGGAAGCAGCGCCCGGTCTGCGGGTGCTGACCGGCCTACCGCGCCCCGACCGGTGGACCGAGCTACGCGAGGACGCGTTCGCCGAGGTCCTGCGCCAGTGTCGCCGCCTCGCCGAGGTCACCGTCGTCGATGTCGGGTTCTGCCTCGAAGAAGACGAAGAGCTCAGCTACGACACCCGGGCTCCTCGCCGCAACGCCACGACGACGGCCGCACTGCGGGAAGCCACCGAGGTGCTGGCCGTAGGCGCGGCGGACCCTGTCGGGCTGCAGCGCCTGGTCCGCGGGCTCGATGACCTCAAGTCCTTCACCAGCACCCCACGTGTCGTGGTGACCAAGGTGCGCGCATCCGCAGTGGGCGGCTCGCCCGACCGCCGGATCGCTGAGGCTCTGGACCGATTCGCGGGCGTCCGGGACGTCGTCACCGTGCCGGATGATCGGCCCGCCCTCGACAGCGCCATGCTGGCCGGGCGCACCCTTGCCGAGGCCGCGCCCAGCTCGCCCGCACGACGGGCGCTGGCCGAGCTGGCGGGCGTCCTGCTCGGCGTCGATGTGGTGCTGCGTCGCAGAGTGCCGCTCAGGTCACGGCGCGCGGCACGCGCGACATCGGGGTGA